In Chitinophaga nivalis, a single genomic region encodes these proteins:
- a CDS encoding helix-turn-helix domain-containing protein codes for MRNKTGDITVFPVSMFGAAYDLFWTGRLERILEKYAWLEQPHKQSFYSILFIEQAQGTAMIDQAVVRLDQPKIICVRPDNVFRLDINREATGSIVCFAADFFSLRYNNNVLYQFSFLQKEMGCYIRPDPPQAARWKVLTTFMQKEFEGQQKGADKVLRSYLNILLCELDRKFNTAGIPGKKDNKAEKVRQFEVLLEVHYLTYKAPSFYAKQLHLTTNYLNRLCRHYRMVSSGELIRKRVAIEAQRLLQYTVQSVAEIADQLGFESTSYFITFFKKNTGTTPEGFRKKINH; via the coding sequence ATGAGGAACAAAACAGGAGACATCACTGTCTTCCCTGTCAGCATGTTTGGCGCTGCCTATGATCTTTTCTGGACAGGGCGGCTGGAGCGTATATTGGAAAAATATGCGTGGCTGGAGCAACCACACAAACAATCTTTCTATTCCATCCTGTTTATAGAACAGGCACAGGGAACAGCCATGATTGATCAGGCAGTGGTGCGCCTGGACCAGCCGAAGATCATATGTGTACGACCCGACAATGTATTCCGACTGGATATTAACAGGGAAGCAACCGGCAGTATCGTCTGCTTTGCCGCAGATTTTTTTTCGTTACGGTATAACAACAATGTACTGTACCAGTTCTCGTTTCTGCAAAAGGAGATGGGCTGTTACATCCGTCCGGACCCGCCACAGGCGGCCCGGTGGAAAGTACTCACCACTTTCATGCAAAAAGAATTTGAGGGCCAGCAAAAAGGCGCCGATAAGGTGTTGCGCTCCTACCTCAACATCCTGCTGTGTGAGTTGGACCGTAAGTTCAATACTGCCGGTATACCGGGAAAAAAAGATAATAAAGCAGAGAAGGTAAGACAGTTTGAAGTATTGCTGGAGGTCCATTATCTGACATATAAAGCGCCGTCTTTTTATGCGAAGCAACTGCATCTGACCACCAATTACCTGAACCGGCTATGCCGTCATTACAGGATGGTGTCGAGCGGAGAGCTGATCCGGAAACGGGTAGCCATTGAAGCCCAGCGGCTATTGCAGTATACCGTGCAGTCAGTGGCGGAAATTGCCGACCAGCTGGGGTTCGAGAGTACTTCCTACTTTATTACTTTCTTCAAAAAAAATACCGGTACTACACCGGAAGGATTCAGAAAAAAAATAAATCATTAA
- a CDS encoding transporter, producing the protein MKKVLLIILLVITGIYETRACDICGCGVGSYYIGILPDFKKRFVGLRYQYKTLRTHLGPGGKTSYMTTDETYQTAELWGGWNIGKRFRVLAFVPVNFNARSNQGINSSKSGLGDIAVVGYYQLLDKQQTVGSKLLVQSLWIGGGIKAPTGRYEATEKKEGEESPNSFQLGTGSTDFTLNAMYDVRLMDFGINANVSYKMNTNNQYEYQYGNKFTANVLAYYKFRITDNVTIAPNAGMLYETAQKDTENKRFSVDVSGGYSLLATTGVEMTWKNMSIGGNFQPVVSQQLADMRVKAGNRAMVHVTYLF; encoded by the coding sequence ATGAAAAAAGTACTTCTGATAATATTGCTGGTGATCACCGGTATCTATGAAACCCGCGCCTGCGATATCTGTGGCTGCGGTGTAGGTAGCTATTACATCGGCATTTTACCCGATTTTAAGAAAAGGTTTGTGGGCTTACGGTACCAGTACAAAACCCTGCGTACTCACCTGGGACCTGGTGGAAAGACTTCTTACATGACCACCGACGAAACCTACCAGACGGCTGAATTATGGGGCGGATGGAATATCGGTAAACGTTTCCGGGTACTGGCATTTGTACCGGTGAATTTCAATGCCCGCAGCAACCAGGGTATCAACAGCAGCAAAAGCGGGTTGGGAGATATCGCTGTTGTCGGTTATTACCAGTTACTGGATAAACAACAGACCGTGGGCAGCAAACTGCTGGTACAATCGCTGTGGATAGGTGGTGGCATCAAGGCGCCTACGGGCCGTTATGAAGCTACGGAAAAGAAAGAGGGAGAGGAGAGCCCGAACAGCTTCCAGCTGGGTACCGGCAGCACCGACTTTACGCTGAATGCCATGTACGATGTACGGTTGATGGATTTCGGCATCAATGCCAACGTGAGCTATAAAATGAATACCAACAACCAGTACGAATATCAGTATGGTAATAAATTTACCGCCAATGTGCTGGCTTATTACAAGTTTCGTATTACCGATAACGTTACCATTGCGCCAAACGCGGGTATGTTATATGAAACAGCACAGAAGGATACAGAAAACAAACGGTTTTCCGTGGACGTATCAGGCGGTTATTCCCTGCTGGCGACTACCGGCGTGGAAATGACCTGGAAGAATATGTCCATAGGCGGCAATTTTCAGCCGGTCGTATCGCAGCAACTGGCAGATATGCGGGTGAAAGCGGGCAACCGGGCGATGGTACATGTCACTTATTTATTTTAA
- a CDS encoding DUF6443 domain-containing protein — protein sequence MIKSFIPDPRFMFGKYTYTGCLTAISLLLSSLLHAQHKPTPGNGVSALAAPVPGAYSNTTINYIRVWEPAMPTTDSAAVVNASRPVREVRQSTQYFDGLGRPLQTVAKGMSNTGKDVVAPVVYDAMGREQYKYLPYVPKTGNVSDGKFKTDPFTAQQSFYADQILNPGAKNEAVYYSQTDFEASPLSRVLNTYAPGNSWAKTGGNHPVKQGYEVNTATDSVRIWNMQGSTPVTNAIYSTGALFKNITTDENGNQVVVYKDKDDLVMLKKVQLATTPGTAHMGWLCTYYVYDDLNNVRFVIPPLATEKITSTWNVASVAAELCFQYQYDGKNRMIVKKVPGADSTEMVYDVRDRLVFVRDGKLRAGNQWLVTFYDAINRPVETALYNSNTNRATLQTNMNAALTDGTTAYTFPGIKDLFVDKHDRNSYVATNSVTLDDGFDSGSGANVDVFIDSTLTGEMATVTVSNPLPGIPASALVPLTYTFYDHYNYAGVLAAALGDTSKPQVEGSAFAVPYGKALTQAKGLVTGTKVRILDTNQWLTTTTYYNDKIRVLQTISDNAAGGKETITYLYDFNGKVLSTYQRHSNPFSTATAKTTLLTKLTYDDASRLKTIKKRVNDTTDLERTIATNDYDELGQLKTKLLGINKNNPPLEQLSYEYNIRGWLRSINKEYLNNGSNGSHFGQELNYDNGFSNKNYNGNISGIRWKGWNDPLQRAYGYNYDLTSRLTQAYFSQQNSGSTQWEQNKVDFSVPWINYDANGNITKMAQKGMEGTNIVPLDQMAYTYLPNSNKLAAVYDTSGVSTALGDFKNGKNTGNDYDYDVNGNLVKDLNKSISSITYNHLNLPVLITMDNKGTIAYQYDAAGNKIKKTVTDRTGSAVKTTTTSYINGFVYQNDTLLFFGHEEGRVRLAYKTGQAPAYVYDYFVKDHLGNTRLVLTEQRDFSMYAATMETPAAAKEGQLFSNIDDTRAPKPVGYPAEDTAQNESVAKLAAKNGGKKIGPSIVLRVMAGDSIQIGAKAFYKSTGPQDKNTSELPAENMLAALVQAFGGTAPEAGAHDAATAGNQTPFNTNFYNKDYQRLKDKEPNRQNPDRPKAYLNFVLFDDQFNLVEENSGVKQVKAEPDQLQTLAVDQMPIRKSGFLYVYTSNETPQEVFFDNVVLGVVSGPVLEETHYYPFGLTMAGISSNALKGANYPENRMKYNGKELQRNEFGEGVGLELYDFNARILDQQIGRFSQIDPLADQRISLSSYNAMSNNPINRIDPDGQLDDWVGRNNADGTTTYHWDDNIKSEEQARAAGFDAYKAPGSIIDNAKIGERNGNDGKTSVYLGYSKNDISFTWPNSIVTPFQVGTEWLSGNGPRNRSFTNGDVFTEMLRQHENVENTRKTIIGNVGNGGELSGSSPYRLGGIKGVGLYLKDYSTLLTGGLTGNLAVTYLGSYDLKWTATPNYENNTIGVTFSVYNTSTMQSASRPPVLGYFPGWQATIGSRINTAFQTGWGSKTSQSFNWTETLLMQ from the coding sequence ATGATAAAATCATTTATTCCTGACCCCCGTTTTATGTTTGGAAAATATACCTATACCGGTTGCCTGACGGCAATATCCCTACTTCTGAGTAGTTTGTTGCATGCGCAGCACAAACCCACTCCCGGAAACGGCGTATCTGCCTTGGCTGCACCCGTACCTGGCGCTTATAGCAATACGACCATTAACTATATCCGTGTCTGGGAACCGGCGATGCCCACTACCGATAGCGCCGCAGTGGTGAATGCCAGCCGGCCGGTAAGAGAGGTGCGGCAATCTACCCAATACTTTGATGGACTGGGCCGGCCTTTGCAAACGGTCGCCAAAGGCATGAGTAATACGGGCAAAGACGTGGTGGCGCCGGTGGTGTATGATGCCATGGGTAGAGAACAATATAAATACCTGCCGTATGTGCCGAAAACGGGTAACGTCAGTGATGGTAAATTCAAAACCGATCCTTTTACCGCGCAGCAATCCTTTTATGCAGATCAGATACTGAATCCGGGTGCTAAAAATGAAGCCGTTTATTATAGTCAGACAGATTTTGAAGCGTCGCCGCTGAGCCGTGTACTGAATACCTATGCACCGGGTAACAGCTGGGCGAAAACCGGTGGTAATCATCCGGTAAAACAAGGATACGAAGTGAATACGGCTACAGATTCCGTGCGGATCTGGAATATGCAGGGCAGTACCCCTGTTACCAATGCTATCTATAGCACCGGCGCGTTATTTAAAAACATAACGACCGATGAAAACGGCAACCAGGTAGTGGTGTACAAAGACAAAGACGACCTGGTGATGCTGAAAAAAGTACAACTGGCCACTACGCCTGGTACGGCACATATGGGCTGGTTGTGTACTTACTATGTGTACGACGACTTAAACAACGTTCGTTTCGTAATCCCGCCGCTGGCCACCGAAAAAATTACCAGCACCTGGAATGTGGCGTCGGTAGCAGCTGAACTGTGTTTCCAATACCAATACGATGGGAAGAACCGGATGATCGTCAAAAAAGTACCTGGCGCCGATTCTACGGAGATGGTATACGATGTGCGGGATCGCCTGGTATTTGTGCGGGATGGAAAATTACGTGCGGGCAATCAGTGGCTGGTGACATTCTACGATGCTATCAACAGGCCCGTAGAAACAGCGCTGTATAACAGCAATACTAACCGCGCTACCTTACAAACCAACATGAATGCAGCCCTCACGGATGGTACGACTGCCTATACTTTCCCAGGTATCAAAGACTTATTTGTAGATAAACATGATCGCAATAGTTATGTCGCCACCAACAGCGTCACGCTGGATGATGGTTTTGATTCCGGTAGTGGTGCCAATGTGGACGTGTTTATAGATTCCACCTTAACCGGTGAAATGGCTACTGTTACAGTGTCCAATCCATTGCCGGGTATTCCGGCATCGGCGCTGGTACCGCTTACCTATACTTTTTACGATCATTATAATTATGCAGGTGTACTGGCGGCAGCATTAGGAGATACCAGCAAACCGCAGGTGGAAGGCAGTGCCTTTGCAGTGCCCTATGGCAAAGCCTTAACGCAGGCAAAAGGCCTGGTGACTGGCACAAAGGTGCGCATCCTGGATACCAACCAATGGCTTACCACCACAACCTACTACAACGATAAAATCCGGGTATTACAAACCATCAGCGATAATGCTGCAGGTGGTAAAGAAACCATCACCTACCTGTATGATTTCAATGGTAAGGTATTAAGTACCTATCAGCGGCATAGCAATCCATTCAGTACGGCCACGGCTAAAACCACTTTACTGACCAAGCTGACATATGATGACGCCAGCCGGTTAAAGACCATCAAGAAACGGGTAAATGATACCACTGACCTGGAACGCACCATCGCCACCAACGATTATGATGAACTAGGACAACTCAAAACAAAGCTACTCGGCATCAACAAAAACAATCCGCCACTGGAACAGTTATCCTATGAATATAACATCCGGGGTTGGTTGCGCAGCATCAATAAAGAATACCTGAACAATGGTAGCAACGGTTCTCACTTCGGCCAGGAACTGAACTACGACAATGGTTTCAGCAATAAAAACTACAATGGTAATATCAGCGGTATCCGCTGGAAAGGCTGGAATGATCCCCTGCAACGTGCCTACGGTTATAACTATGACCTTACCAGTCGTTTAACACAGGCCTATTTCAGTCAGCAGAATAGTGGCAGCACCCAATGGGAGCAAAATAAAGTGGATTTCTCCGTACCCTGGATAAACTATGATGCCAATGGTAACATCACCAAAATGGCACAGAAGGGGATGGAGGGTACTAACATCGTTCCGCTGGATCAAATGGCCTATACCTACCTGCCCAACAGCAATAAGCTGGCAGCGGTATACGACACCAGTGGCGTATCCACTGCCCTGGGCGACTTCAAGAACGGCAAAAACACCGGTAATGATTACGACTATGATGTAAACGGTAACCTGGTGAAAGATCTGAACAAATCCATTTCATCTATCACTTACAACCATCTCAACCTGCCGGTATTGATTACCATGGATAACAAAGGCACCATCGCCTATCAATACGACGCCGCCGGTAACAAGATAAAAAAGACGGTGACTGACAGAACCGGATCAGCAGTAAAAACCACTACCACCAGTTATATCAATGGCTTCGTGTACCAGAACGACACCCTACTGTTCTTTGGCCACGAAGAAGGCCGGGTACGGCTGGCCTATAAAACCGGTCAGGCCCCTGCTTACGTATACGACTACTTTGTAAAAGATCACCTGGGCAATACCCGTCTGGTACTCACGGAGCAACGCGACTTTTCTATGTACGCCGCCACCATGGAAACACCGGCAGCCGCCAAAGAAGGCCAGTTGTTCAGCAACATCGACGATACCCGTGCCCCTAAACCCGTAGGCTACCCGGCAGAAGACACGGCACAAAATGAATCCGTTGCCAAACTGGCCGCTAAAAATGGCGGTAAAAAGATTGGCCCTTCCATCGTGCTGCGCGTTATGGCCGGCGATTCCATCCAGATTGGCGCTAAAGCCTTCTATAAATCTACCGGTCCGCAAGACAAAAACACCTCGGAACTGCCTGCAGAAAACATGCTGGCAGCGCTGGTACAAGCATTCGGCGGCACGGCCCCCGAAGCCGGCGCCCACGATGCAGCTACCGCCGGTAATCAAACCCCTTTCAATACTAACTTCTACAACAAAGACTATCAACGCTTAAAAGACAAAGAACCCAATCGCCAAAATCCTGACCGGCCTAAAGCCTATCTTAATTTTGTTTTGTTCGACGACCAGTTTAACTTAGTTGAGGAGAACAGCGGCGTAAAACAGGTGAAAGCGGAACCGGATCAACTGCAAACCTTGGCGGTAGATCAGATGCCCATCAGGAAAAGTGGCTTCCTGTATGTATATACCAGCAACGAAACGCCACAGGAAGTGTTCTTTGATAATGTGGTGTTAGGCGTAGTGAGTGGGCCGGTGCTGGAGGAAACGCATTATTATCCGTTTGGGTTGACGATGGCGGGGATAAGTTCGAATGCGTTGAAGGGAGCGAATTATCCGGAGAATCGGATGAAGTATAATGGGAAGGAGTTGCAGCGGAATGAGTTTGGAGAGGGTGTTGGGTTGGAACTATATGACTTCAATGCAAGAATCCTTGATCAGCAGATCGGACGGTTTTCACAGATAGATCCGTTGGCAGATCAAAGGATAAGCCTATCATCATACAATGCAATGAGCAATAATCCTATTAATCGTATTGACCCAGATGGACAATTAGATGACTGGGTTGGTCGTAATAATGCAGATGGAACAACTACCTATCATTGGGACGATAATATTAAAAGTGAAGAACAAGCCAGAGCCGCAGGGTTTGATGCTTATAAAGCTCCTGGCTCTATAATAGATAATGCCAAGATTGGTGAACGAAATGGAAATGACGGAAAAACGAGCGTTTATTTAGGGTACAGTAAGAACGATATTTCATTTACTTGGCCTAATTCTATTGTAACACCATTTCAGGTAGGTACAGAATGGTTGTCAGGTAATGGCCCAAGAAATAGGAGTTTTACAAATGGTGATGTTTTTACAGAAATGTTACGACAACATGAGAATGTTGAAAATACAAGGAAAACTATCATCGGAAATGTAGGAAATGGAGGAGAGTTATCAGGTAGTAGTCCTTATAGATTGGGAGGAATTAAGGGTGTTGGACTTTATTTAAAAGATTACTCAACTCTTTTAACAGGAGGGTTAACAGGGAATTTGGCGGTAACATATCTTGGTTCCTACGATTTAAAATGGACAGCTACTCCTAATTATGAAAATAACACGATTGGAGTTACTTTTTCGGTATATAATACTTCGACAATGCAATCAGCTTCAAGGCCGCCAGTTTTAGGTTATTTTCCAGGTTGGCAAGCTACAATTGGAAGTCGGATAAATACTGCATTTCAAACAGGTTGGGGGTCGAAAACTTCGCAATCATTTAATTGGACAGAAACATTACTAATGCAATAA
- a CDS encoding YHS domain-containing protein — MKRIAILMIGIALAAACNNQPKTVEKEAEGHAMHHEEAERATIDTALVANKKDPVCRMPVRLGIYDTARYQQKVLGFCSTACKDSFLLRPENYELVWKQ, encoded by the coding sequence ATGAAAAGAATAGCTATTTTGATGATCGGCATAGCATTGGCCGCCGCTTGTAATAACCAGCCGAAGACCGTTGAAAAAGAAGCCGAAGGCCATGCGATGCATCACGAAGAAGCAGAGCGGGCTACCATAGACACGGCCCTGGTAGCTAATAAAAAAGATCCTGTTTGCCGGATGCCGGTGCGCCTGGGGATCTATGATACGGCGCGTTATCAGCAGAAAGTACTGGGATTTTGTTCTACTGCCTGCAAGGATTCTTTTTTGCTCCGGCCGGAAAATTATGAGCTGGTCTGGAAGCAATAG
- a CDS encoding FAD-dependent oxidoreductase, with the protein MKSFFKQLFLLISGLTGNLIPVQAQTVREVDVCIYGATAAGVVAAYTAQQLHKTVLLIEPGRHLGGLTAGGLGYTDIGNKYAITGLSRDFYRRVGQHYGRLEQWIFEPHVATQILQQYLNRAGITVQYRYRLQSVSKTNGYITDISLQPTTDTAGLSPFQVKAKMFIDCSYEGDLMAGAGVTYTIGREANSQYTETYNGVQLRDIHQFPDSIDPYRVPGDPASGLLWGISADTLATKGSADQKVQAYNFRICLTKDSANRISVTRPLRYDSSRYELLLRVVRKLAPTSLAPLLKIDLMPNNKTDINNKGPFSTDMIGANYAYPEASYQTRRQLIQEHEDYTKGLLYFIGNDSRMPLHLRQEMLQWGYPKDEYTDNGNWTPQLYIREARRMVSDYVMTQANCEGRQKITDTAGMAAYTMDSHNCQRLVVKGMVKNEGDVQIGGFGPYPIAYRSIVPKSTEVKNLLVPVCLSASHIAYGSIRMEPVFMVLAQSAATAAVMCADSNRSVQQLNVTALQRELQNNPLADGSTPDILVDNDDTARVKLVGVWNRYTPVSYGPSAFTTVATATSPLKTARFTPLVKQAGSYHVYTYIPKIPGLAPAVEVNIFDSTTLRKQTIAPASVVVLGQTTGEWLDLGVVTLPAGTGSYVEISNNKAIGIVVADAVLLIKQ; encoded by the coding sequence ATGAAAAGTTTTTTCAAACAATTATTCCTGCTCATCAGCGGGCTCACGGGCAACCTGATACCTGTACAGGCCCAAACGGTGCGCGAAGTGGATGTATGTATTTATGGCGCTACTGCCGCCGGCGTTGTTGCTGCCTATACGGCGCAGCAGCTGCACAAAACCGTGTTGCTCATAGAGCCGGGCAGACACCTGGGCGGCCTTACTGCCGGTGGCCTGGGCTATACCGATATCGGTAATAAATATGCCATCACCGGCTTGTCGCGGGATTTTTACCGCCGGGTAGGGCAACACTACGGCCGGCTGGAACAATGGATTTTTGAGCCGCATGTAGCCACGCAAATCCTGCAGCAATACTTAAACCGGGCAGGCATAACGGTACAGTATCGCTACCGCTTGCAGAGCGTCAGCAAAACAAATGGTTACATCACGGATATCAGCCTGCAACCCACCACAGATACCGCTGGCTTATCACCTTTTCAGGTGAAGGCAAAGATGTTTATTGATTGTTCCTATGAAGGCGACCTGATGGCCGGCGCCGGTGTAACGTATACGATCGGGCGGGAAGCCAACAGTCAGTATACTGAAACCTACAATGGCGTGCAGCTGCGCGACATACATCAGTTTCCCGATAGCATTGATCCCTACCGGGTTCCAGGCGATCCGGCCAGCGGCCTGCTGTGGGGCATCAGTGCAGATACCCTGGCTACGAAGGGCAGTGCCGATCAGAAAGTACAGGCCTATAATTTCAGGATTTGTTTAACCAAAGATTCCGCTAACCGTATATCGGTGACCCGGCCGCTCCGCTATGATTCTTCCCGTTATGAACTATTGCTGCGGGTGGTCCGTAAGCTGGCGCCCACCAGTCTGGCGCCATTGCTGAAAATAGACCTGATGCCTAACAACAAAACAGACATCAACAACAAAGGACCTTTTTCTACAGATATGATCGGCGCCAACTACGCCTATCCGGAAGCCAGCTATCAGACCCGCCGGCAGCTGATACAGGAGCATGAAGACTATACGAAAGGCCTGCTCTATTTTATTGGCAACGATAGCCGGATGCCGCTGCATTTGCGCCAGGAGATGCTGCAATGGGGATATCCCAAAGATGAATACACCGATAACGGTAACTGGACGCCGCAACTCTACATCCGCGAGGCGCGTCGTATGGTGAGCGATTATGTGATGACACAGGCGAATTGCGAGGGACGGCAGAAAATAACCGATACTGCTGGTATGGCAGCGTATACGATGGACTCGCATAATTGTCAGCGCCTGGTGGTGAAAGGGATGGTGAAAAATGAAGGGGATGTGCAAATAGGTGGCTTTGGTCCTTACCCGATTGCCTATCGCTCGATTGTGCCTAAAAGTACCGAAGTGAAAAATCTGCTGGTACCGGTTTGTTTATCTGCCAGTCATATTGCCTATGGCTCTATCCGGATGGAGCCGGTGTTTATGGTATTGGCACAATCTGCCGCCACGGCCGCCGTGATGTGTGCCGACAGTAACCGCAGTGTGCAGCAACTGAATGTGACGGCCCTGCAGCGGGAGCTGCAGAATAATCCACTGGCAGATGGCAGCACGCCTGATATCCTGGTAGATAATGATGATACCGCCCGGGTAAAACTGGTGGGTGTCTGGAATCGTTATACGCCTGTGAGTTATGGTCCTTCTGCTTTTACAACGGTAGCTACAGCTACCAGTCCGTTGAAAACGGCGCGGTTTACACCGCTTGTTAAACAGGCGGGCAGCTATCATGTTTATACCTATATCCCCAAAATACCTGGTCTGGCGCCAGCCGTTGAGGTGAACATTTTTGATAGCACCACCTTGCGGAAACAAACCATTGCGCCGGCATCGGTAGTGGTACTGGGGCAAACCACCGGTGAATGGCTGGACCTGGGCGTGGTGACATTGCCGGCTGGTACCGGTAGTTATGTGGAGATCTCCAATAACAAAGCCATTGGTATTGTAGTGGCAGATGCGGTTTTATTGATCAAACAATAA